ATGGTTCTCATTATGTATGAACTAGCTCCAAAACCTTATTAGCATTTTGCTTGGTAAATTACCAGCAgttattttaaattgatttgtaCACGAGGCCTCTCCCCAGTACAGTTCTACATAAACACAGTGTAATCAGTAGATCCAGCTTGTCAATGGCAAATCTCTCCCGGACACACCCACAATTAGCGTTCTGACCTGTTTACTGTCTGAAGGTAATGAAGTGAAACGCTAGTCTGGCAGCAAGCAAGGAGCTCTCAGTCTTCTCACTGGGGAATTCCTAGGAATAATCATAAACCTCACTGTAATAAATCAGAATGGAGAAATTATATGGTAAAATCTCTTGCTGTTGCCCTCTTACCCAAAATAAATCCATCTTGAATTAACGCACAATTATTCGGTGTTTATCTCTTCCCAATCCAGCTCTTGCTCGAGTTAGCTGTTCCctataactgcattttttgttttgttacttgGAGCTAGGAACAATTTAGCTTGCTATTCTTCCATATGCCATGCTTTGTTGTACATGTGAACTCTCTTCATAACCCCTCGAAACTGAGAGCCACGCTTCCTTATTTTGCTTCACTCATTATAGAACATCAGTTGCGATATTTTATAGCTCTTCTGGCAGAAAAATACCTTCTTTAACACATTCATGTCTATGCACattcacagaaaaataaaagccagcattACCACAAAAAAGGTAGGAATACAGGATTTTATCTCAAGCCAAATAAGGGTTTGTTGGTAACAATTTACAGACCTGAAATAATGTTTTTAGACATTGCCCAGTATTATCCAATTTGCTACTGCAGAaaccttctctggaccttctcttgTTGTTCCATGTAATTACTTTCCATCACCATGTTTTTGTCCCCTGGGTGATGCACCGCTTCTCAAATGCACAACTCTTAGTGCTTGCAGAGTTGTGCCTGTTTATGTATGCAGGGTGGCACATGGGTGTCCTTGGCATGCCCCTACTTTGCACAGCAAAAGAGAGCCCTGAACTTTCCACTTGCATATAAAGTACATGTCTCTCTTGTATCTGTGTGAGATGCACTCTGCACATGGGGACAGCTTTACAGATGTCCTATGGTGTACAATTTGTGCCCTTCAGCTCTCCAGTCCTTGCATTTTACACATGATAACACACCCTTTCCTATTGAGACTCATAATCTCTGCTATTCTGAACTCCCAGACACCAGCTGCAGAGCTGAGCAGACTATAAATCCACCTTAACACTTAAAACTAAATGCTAAATTTACAGCTTCCAGTACTTAGTGAGAGACATTCCCTGCACTTACCTTCAGGTCCAGAATGATAACTCTCAAATTGTATTCACTTTTAGAGGAATATTCATTAAAGTGATAAATACATGTCACTAAAAATCTAACACAAGTGTacagaaaaatttgaaatttatctctGGCAACCTGTGGTTCTATTtgcactctttaataaatattccccataaGACTCTACAAGGTATTCTAATgatacacatatatgtatatcatATTACTcccatttctttataaatattttatatagctgTGTGTAAAAACTCATTCCATTGATTTTTGTGTTCCATGCCTGTCCTCCAGGTTGACAGACAAAACCCTTCCCTAGCCCTTATTAAACCTTACAAGTTTTCTTATTGCAGCATATAATTACTTTCTAAATTTCTGACTTTTGCTTTGCATAATTAAGTTTTACAAGTCTACCAGATGCTCTTCTTAATTAATACCACCATCTATGCCTATTTCACCTTATTGTCAAGCCATGCAAATAATTACTTCAGTGTATCTCTGCAAATCCTGCAAAAAACCTGTCTGGGAGCTGACCATTGTGGGCCTTAACAGCTCAAACATGGACGACTcccagaggtttttgtggtttgcaTGCATAGAGCTTTTAATGCAATTCAATGTTCCAATAACTACAACCACTGCTTCATATTGCTCTATAAAATGAATACACACACGCATATTGCTTTTACCTTTCTTTAGAGCTTCTTTTAGGGATGTCAAACTAGCAGTATTGCACTACAACTTGTAGTATTACAAGTATTATGGCAGAAGTTGAAAttaataacagataataaagACTACCTAATGTGTGTTGATCTGTTGAGCTGTTATATGCCCTCTTTTTGTTATAGAAAATCACTTTCTCTGTAATGTAGGCACTGCATAGCTTCCCCCTCTTATAACCCCCTTTCCCCTTATAGAATAGTAGGCTACACATCTGTTCATTAAAAAATTATGTGATTGTTGCAGTGTCACGTCTTTTGGCATTTtccagtttttctttattttttcaataatatttctttcttttttttccataaaaatcacAGGTATTGAAATCAGGAGAAGATACAGAGGTCAAAGTTCAGTACTGTAGTCAATTTTGCCCTCCCAATTCCGCCTATATTTCAACTTACTCTTTCAGACAGTTAAAAGTCTTTGCACTGCCTCATACTCTTTATTTATTGCACCCTCATGCCCCCATATCAGCAACAGGGTGTGTGGGTGGGTAACAGGTGGGCACTCTGAAATATGGAGAAGATTGGGGATCATATTCACAGGGTTAAAAGTGCAAAGGTCATTCGCAAAACTGGCAGCTGCTGCAGGCCAACAAGAACAGCTCAAGGAATCCCTGTCACTAATGCTCCATCCTTCAGGAAGTCATATAGCGTGGCCTCAAAAGGTTAAGCAAAAGAGATGGGGCAAGAACGAGTCCCGTGCATTCCACTACCTGCCCATATTACCCTGTTTCCCACTTCCCCCCAATGATTCTCAACATCAGATCATCTTCATGTTGAATTTGCGAGGGGCATCTGCTGAGGAGAGTCCAGCATCAGACTTTCGCGGTACATACTCTATCTCAATGTTGTGTTTGGTGTTGCCCTTACCCCTGCTCCATAAGAAAAGCAAGACCAAGCAAAAGAGGACTACACCCAGGAAGGAGATGAAACCCATTGTTGTGGCAATAATCAAAGTCTTTATGTCAAATGGAAAGGGGACACTTGCTCGGGTGCTGTTCACATCACTCTCATTTGGTTGATTGGACATAAAAGCAAAGGTCTTGTTGGGTTTGTGAGGCCAGTTAGGAGAGTAGCTTCGAACATGGAGATGGGCCAAGGAGGTGTCATTGCCACCTGCATTGCTAGCTATGCAGTGATATGTCCCATTATCTTGTACCTGAGCATAGCGTATCTCCAGTGTGCCATCTGGAAATACAGTCAGACGTCCATTACTTTTGCTGGTGATAAATGTCTTTCGTGGAGACTGCCACAGAATGGCTGGTGGAGGGTCTCCATCTGCTCGGCAGAAAAAATGTACTGTGTGACCCTCATCCACATATACTACTTGTGCATTGTGGTCCTGAATGCGAGCACGCCGGCATGTGAAATAGTTGGGCTGAAGGACATCAGGGAAATCTTTGAACTCCTTCCCTTGTACATATTCTGGGCTGGAACAGGAGGGCTGCTGTCGGCTGAAGTTAAGCCTCCAGCGTCGTCGAAAGATCCACAAAAGTCGGCAGTCACATGCCAATGGATTTTTGTCCAGTATGAGTGTTTCCAGGTTGCCCACAGAATGAAAAGAGGATTCTTCTAGTGTATTTAGATAGTTAAATGAGACATTGAGCACCTTCAGGTGGTTGAGACCACGGAAAGCATACGGTTCCACCACAGACAGTTGACCACCTACTAGGTGAAATTCCTGCAGTCTTAGCAACTCATACAACATGGAACCCTCCACAGCTGTAATAGGGTTGTAGGAGAGATTGAGGAAACGGAGATAAACAAGATGACGAATTGAGACATAAGGTATAGCGCTAAGATTGCTGTGTGTAATTGAAAGAGAAGTTAAGTTAAGTCCATAAAGGCTATTAGATGTCATGGCGTCTAGATATGGCCAGTGTGCTATCTCCAGGCTTTTTAACCGGTACAGCCTTTTGAAAGAGTAATCTCTAATAACATTGATGGTGAGATATCGAAGTTTCAGGGTTATGAGGCCATGAAGGTGGGAAAGTGCCTCTGTGGGCACCGAGGTGAGGTTGCACTTCTCTAATGTCAACTCTTCCAAACTATTAAGACCGCGAAAGGCACGGTGGGAGATATAAACCAGATCATTATCGCCAACTTCAAGAGACTTGAGGTTGTAAAGGTCCTGGAACATGTCATCTAACAGTATCACAATTTTATTCTCGCTGATGTCCAATTGGGTTAGGTTACTAAGCCCTGTAAAGACACCTAGAGGGATTAGTTTGAGACGATTACTTCTCAGTCCCAGTGACCGGAGATTAAATAGACCATTGAATGCTCCTGGTTCAATTATGTTCACAATGTTCTCATTGAGCTCCAGCTCCTCTAGATATGGGAAGGCAGAGAACTCATCCTGGTTGAGAGCTTTGATACGGTTCTTGCTGAGATCCAACAAACGTGTGTCTGTGGGAATGCCCTCAGGGACATCAAGATAACGTTTGCGGTGGCAAAGCACAGAACGGTCCTGAGGAGAGCAATCACAGCGCTGGGGGCAACCTGATGCTGAGCCAGACAAAATGGAGCCAACAACAATCAGAAGGATGGGACACAGACAGGATGGAAGTTGTAGAGTCATACTGGATCCTGGACTCACCTGTAAAAGAAAAGAAGgatagtaattattttttttaataaaaacttacaATGCAGAGAAATTAATCCTATAGAAAGTGTTGCTGTTCATAATATTGGGAATATCCTTCCATACAAAAAGTGACATCATTTCATAAACATGAAGACTTGTACACAGACTATGAGGAGTATCCAAgtagactggagagctgcagtCATGAGTGTGTTTCAGTACGGATGTTTAGATACTTGAGTTCCAAGCAGGAagaacaatttttcttttgtgtCTTTTGGTCCTTTGATGTCACTACTCGGTATTTCCAACTACAGTTCAATCCCACCTGTTCTGCGCTATAGACATAAACAATCTCTCCTCCTCTTTGTGCTATTTCAATACAAATCAAGCAGTTAGACAATTACCAATAATTACAGACAAGAAATATCCGTCTGGGAAAATGCAGACACGATTAACCCCCAAAACAGGATGAAGAGTAAGACACTGAATTTCAGAATTAAGCGTGAAAACTATGCCTGTGAATCTGTCTCAGAAtaatggaaattattttacaaatagtTTTACAAAGGCGTTCTCTGTTTTAAATGAACTTTCTTAAATTGGATCTCTCATTATGCAAACGCCTCTAtgtgttcatttttattaaatatatattgtctaTCACACTGGTGGTTCTCTTGTAAAAAATGCTGCCTGTCACACCACACTGTCCTCTTTACAATGCACAACCCATCTTGTACATAGCCCCTCTCAATACAGAAAGAACTCTTACCATATGCCTTAGCAAAATGCACAGCttgctctataaaatatattgacatCTAACACACATCATCTTTCAATGTAAAATACAGTCATCTCTTGCTATTCCCCTCAACCCTTCTTCTTTTATGTAATATACATTTATCCTTGTCCAACACTGCTCCCCATGTATATATCAGTCTCTTTATGTACAGCTAATGTAAAGGGACACCACAATCCTGTCCTACTCTACCAAATGTAAAATGTTCCTGTACATTGTTCCCACATCATGCCATTTCTCTCacgttataaaatatataactaaaGCATAATAATATTTGTAAATCTGTAATAGGATTGCATATAGTTTAAATACTTCACCATGAAAAACACTAAGCATTGCTCTGGGGGGGAAGAAGAGGAAAATTCACTAAGGAAAGACTCACATTGGAGCCATAAGTAGCATAAATGACACAAGGAGTGACAGTACAATTTTCTCTCTCTATACTATACACAGCTTCAGATTTCCCCACTTACTATAAGAGATCTGTGATAGCCCTATATTTCCACTTTAAGGCTTTGCTTAATTTTTAGTTTGGCCACAGTTAAATTTATTTGTATCATACATAGTGCAAGAGCCTGAAAAGTAGCTAATGTATGTTTTTAAGTCCACAAGTGAACAATAGCTTTGTGTTGGATACTTATTTGGCTAATTTTGTGACTGGAGTGAGGGCTACTCTCTGTCTCAGCTGGCAAAGTCAATCTTCTTTGATTCAAACTGCTTCCGCACACTCACATGCAGCAGAGGTCGGGCCAAATACGCAAATGCAGACGTTTTCTGGCAGACCTCTGCTCCACTTAGCTGCGTGTGAGCATGCACAAGCAGAAGCAATTCAAATGAAGATTTGAATTGGGCCACGGAGCGGATGCTCTTCTCTCAGCCTGTAAAAATAATCAGGTCGAGAGGAGCGGAGCCTTCAGCCCCTGTGCCCACAGCCTAAACACCAATGCGTACAAACTGGAAGAACCAGGGGGCTGGTTTTCCTAACATATTCTCCACAACCTGATGGGAACTATTGCTGTTGAAAATGTGCCTTCTTTGTCAAGCAACTTAGGCAAAACAATCAAAACGTCTGGTAACATAAAAAACGTAATTAAAAAGTCTTCCTGTCTCTGCCATTGCCATGTCCATTTCCCttatttttactcatttttgACTATTATAATTCACAGACTACAAATTACATACATCATCTTCCTATTTTCAGTCTGGTGCAAGGTGTGCGGTATAATGCAGTCTTTACTTTCTGTGGTTGGGGTGCAAATAATTTGCCTAAGGAGTACAATTTAGGGCCCATGCCCATAGTAGATGAAAACCTTGAagctttattaaaacataaacaaaCTGCAGCTAAGTCACAGATATAAACAGAGCTGTATGCATCAATGATATATGTGTTAGAATATGGAGTTTTAGTTATATTTTCCCTCTACACATACCGTATCAATATATTATGACCTAATTTTTTCTAATGTTTCCACAGGACCCAGTACACACATATCAATCTGACATTTGCCTTCAGTCACAAGCCAGACATGGTGTTAAATGTACTGCACTTGCATGGTAATGTAAAAGAACTTTCAACTACGTGAATATCCACATGGGTATAGCCAAATAATGTCTTTTTCTTTTGGTAAACTGTAATTGTAACAGGAAGCAACCATAAGGTGTAGGCAATGGAGCTGTTAGTGGACAATGCCATGCTACTGGATTTACTGGTTGTTGGAAGATCATAATTTCCCTATGTAGCATTACTGCTTCACTGGTCTTTCCATGATACTGTATCTTTACATAATAATGGCTGCCTCAACATGCTTGCAATGGAAATAAGGCCATTAGAAGCTTACAGGCTCTCTGTACAAGCACTAATCATCTGAGTAATCTATACCTATTAACTGTCTATGTGTATacatgtttttacttttataagtTTTATATATTTCTCCAAGAAATGTTGTGGAAGAACTGTTGGGGATAAGATCTGCTGACTTCCATGCTTATAACCTCTTTTGAATCAGAGAGACATATATCATGCTTTTTTACAAATTCCTTGACAGTATGATTGGAGTTTGACATGAGGACATAATATAAAGGAATAAAAAACAGAAGACATCCCACACATAGCATATTTCCTACATTCCATAGCTTTAAAAGAACCCACATTTTTAACAAGCCATATAGCAAGCACTACACTCTGTGTAAGCACAAAGCAAGCTCCCTCTAAACTCCACCAGGCAATGCAATAGGCATCTCCGACTTCCAAATTATAATCTGTGTTCCTCGAAACCAACAATTATATTTTCCCTGCATCACTGTGTCTGTACAACCAATATAGCCTCCTTGTTTTTGCAACATCCAAAATGCTCATTATATACTAATTGCATCTGACACGTCCTGCTGGCATAATAAATTCTCATTGTGTTATCCATAACCCataaagttattatatatatatccttatttaACATTCACAAGCAACAAGCATTATTATATTTTCAATGCATACAATAcacccaacatgtttattaaATTCTCACTGTGTACTCTATAAATATTAAACATACAGACTGACTGGGCAAATGTATTAACTTCCCAGTGTCAGAACAAAACTGGGTTCCTATTTTTGTGatagtaaaacccctctctatacAAACAATAGTTGGACAATGGTATTAATAGTTACTACCCCCTTTGGCTGCATTTGGACTAATGGTAAAGGCatagtatacccccttgttcaacatgagtgcaatgaataggtcTTGTACTGAGcatattattgttttaatcatgaaaaatctatgtttttttttgttatttcctaAGGTAAATGGCACAACAGGGAATCTTCTTGTGAGGTAGACAATTAGATTACAGCATACAACCCCCTCTCtttaccctttgttgtgactgttttgtaatcaggagtccattatgcagggggaatTTCTGCGCATTGCTAATATAATTATCCGTTTAGCAAGGACCAATTTTAGAGTAGCTTCATTTTCCCTATTTTTCCTGTCCCTTTTAGTTGTTACGGACATAATGAACTTTGGACATTTAGAAAAAGCCATGGCCGGTTGCATAGTGAATGAGGTTCAAAGTTATAGTGCAAAGAAGCCCTACTGTTATTATGTGTATCAGTGTT
Above is a genomic segment from Xenopus laevis strain J_2021 chromosome 3L, Xenopus_laevis_v10.1, whole genome shotgun sequence containing:
- the LOC108711307 gene encoding leucine-rich repeat and immunoglobulin-like domain-containing nogo receptor-interacting protein 1, which gives rise to MTLQLPSCLCPILLIVVGSILSGSASGCPQRCDCSPQDRSVLCHRKRYLDVPEGIPTDTRLLDLSKNRIKALNQDEFSAFPYLEELELNENIVNIIEPGAFNGLFNLRSLGLRSNRLKLIPLGVFTGLSNLTQLDISENKIVILLDDMFQDLYNLKSLEVGDNDLVYISHRAFRGLNSLEELTLEKCNLTSVPTEALSHLHGLITLKLRYLTINVIRDYSFKRLYRLKSLEIAHWPYLDAMTSNSLYGLNLTSLSITHSNLSAIPYVSIRHLVYLRFLNLSYNPITAVEGSMLYELLRLQEFHLVGGQLSVVEPYAFRGLNHLKVLNVSFNYLNTLEESSFHSVGNLETLILDKNPLACDCRLLWIFRRRWRLNFSRQQPSCSSPEYVQGKEFKDFPDVLQPNYFTCRRARIQDHNAQVVYVDEGHTVHFFCRADGDPPPAILWQSPRKTFITSKSNGRLTVFPDGTLEIRYAQVQDNGTYHCIASNAGGNDTSLAHLHVRSYSPNWPHKPNKTFAFMSNQPNESDVNSTRASVPFPFDIKTLIIATTMGFISFLGVVLFCLVLLFLWSRGKGNTKHNIEIEYVPRKSDAGLSSADAPRKFNMKMI